From a single Raphanus sativus cultivar WK10039 chromosome 3, ASM80110v3, whole genome shotgun sequence genomic region:
- the LOC108844408 gene encoding uncharacterized protein LOC108844408 yields MAIPLAKLLISAVAVFMLVSASFATSEMPFMVVHKKATLNRLKSGAERVLVSFDIYNQGSATAYDVTLTDNTWDKKTFEVVNGNTSRSWERLDAGGILSHSFELEAKVKGLFYGAPAVVTFRIPTKAALQQVYSTPILPLDILADIPPTDPLALVNLISYELFFQSYPKRIFPHLIN; encoded by the exons ATGGCGATCCCCTTAGCTAAGCTTCTGATCTCCGCCGTTGCGGTTTTCATGCTCGTCTCCGCTTCGTTCGCGACCTCGGAAATGCCGTTCATGGTGGTTCACAAGAAAGCTACTCTCAACAGGCTCAAATCCGGCGCTGAGCGTGTCCTGGTTTCCTTCGACATCTACAACCAAGGATCTGC GACGGCGTATGATGTGACTCTGACTGATAACACCTGGGATAAGAAAACTTTTGAAGTTGTTAATGGAAACACATCAAGATCATGGGAGAGACTTGATGC AGGAGGTATTCTGTCTCATTCTTTCGAATTAGAGGCTAAGGTTAAAGGACTCTTCTATGGTGCTCCTGCTGTGGTTACTTTCCGCATCCCCACAAAGGCAGCTCTACAG CAAGTGTACTCAACTCCAATACTACCTCTAGACATCCTCGCGGACATTCCTCCAACAGACCCGCTTGCCCTGGTAAACTTGATTTCTTATGAGTTGTTCTTTCAATCATATCCTAAACGTATTTTTCCTCATCTCATTAATTAA